A portion of the Microlunatus phosphovorus NM-1 genome contains these proteins:
- a CDS encoding acyl-CoA thioester hydrolase/BAAT C-terminal domain-containing protein, with amino-acid sequence MTAEGHRPAKRRSLARRLGIIALAVVLVLSAGGVALWIWKPWAPEMRVAEPAASGEWVRADGVLGHWYPAEDADDGPGVLLVSGSEGGLQPRLVAQATALQAEGFSVLALAYFGAEGQSDALVDIPLETFDAGIDWLARQPEVDPERIGMVGGSKGAEAALLMASRRDRLAAVVANVPSHVVWQGLDLVRPWRMGTDPRSSWSDRGQPLPYASLASGALPPETLTEIYQQALDAGVPPASRIDIDAIEAPVLLTCGGRDTVWPSCPMAEEIAAAASDKQHLTVLDYPDAGHFVQGPPGDLDPAQIESGGGTAQANAAARAQAWPQLVAFLKRSL; translated from the coding sequence ATGACCGCAGAGGGGCATCGGCCGGCGAAGCGTAGGAGCCTTGCCCGGCGGCTCGGGATCATCGCCCTGGCCGTCGTGCTGGTGCTGAGCGCGGGCGGCGTCGCCCTGTGGATCTGGAAGCCCTGGGCGCCCGAGATGCGGGTCGCCGAACCGGCGGCGAGTGGTGAGTGGGTCCGGGCGGACGGCGTGCTCGGCCACTGGTATCCGGCGGAGGACGCCGACGACGGCCCCGGTGTCCTCCTGGTCAGCGGATCCGAAGGCGGCTTGCAACCAAGACTGGTGGCGCAGGCCACGGCCCTCCAGGCGGAGGGGTTCTCGGTCCTCGCCCTGGCCTACTTCGGTGCCGAGGGGCAATCCGACGCGCTGGTGGACATCCCGCTGGAGACCTTCGATGCCGGCATCGACTGGCTGGCTCGTCAGCCCGAGGTCGACCCGGAACGGATCGGCATGGTCGGCGGTTCGAAGGGCGCCGAGGCGGCGCTGTTGATGGCTTCCCGGCGCGACCGGCTGGCCGCCGTGGTGGCGAACGTGCCGAGCCATGTGGTCTGGCAGGGGCTCGACCTGGTCCGCCCCTGGCGGATGGGGACCGACCCACGCTCGTCCTGGTCGGACCGCGGGCAGCCACTGCCGTACGCGTCGCTGGCATCCGGCGCCCTGCCACCCGAGACACTGACGGAGATCTACCAGCAGGCTCTGGACGCGGGAGTGCCGCCTGCGTCGCGGATCGATATCGACGCGATCGAGGCGCCGGTGCTGTTGACCTGCGGCGGCCGGGACACCGTGTGGCCCTCGTGTCCGATGGCGGAGGAGATCGCGGCCGCCGCCTCCGACAAGCAGCACCTCACCGTGCTCGACTATCCAGACGCTGGGCACTTCGTGCAGGGGCCGCCCGGCGATCTCGACCCGGCGCAGATCGAGTCCGGTGGTGGCACGGCCCAGGCCAACGCCGCGGCCCGCGCGCAGGCCTGGCCGCAGCTGGTGGCCTTCTTGAAGAGGTCGCTGTAG
- a CDS encoding antibiotic biosynthesis monooxygenase family protein, protein MDRPCTLTSWRVLPGQVDAFLDTARQLAEVLRQLPGAPGNLTLIQSVEDPAVFHSIGWFHSEGELEAMRRDTAARQLLEHLVTLSAECRPSAHRVIYPDR, encoded by the coding sequence ATGGATCGCCCGTGCACCCTGACGTCGTGGCGCGTTCTTCCCGGCCAGGTGGATGCCTTCCTGGACACCGCGCGACAGCTGGCCGAAGTGCTGCGGCAGCTTCCCGGTGCACCTGGCAACCTGACTCTGATCCAAAGCGTCGAGGACCCGGCCGTGTTCCACTCGATCGGTTGGTTCCACAGCGAAGGGGAACTGGAGGCGATGCGGCGCGACACCGCCGCGCGCCAGCTGCTGGAGCACCTCGTGACACTCAGCGCGGAGTGTCGGCCGAGCGCGCATCGCGTCATCTATCCGGACCGCTGA
- a CDS encoding alpha/beta fold hydrolase, protein MAAGSTGSSVQFAAGGEIEIAYETFGSRDDPMLVLIAGVSSQLLGWDVDFCRELAGHGFRVVRFDNRDVGLSTHLHEAGVPDLTPLLRGEPIAEAPYLLADMAQDVVDLLDVLGVERAHIVGLSMGGMIAQEVAAHHPDRTLSLTSIMSTSSPAIGAPTPEAAAALLAPPATTEKRRARVPWPEPEFMAHRAIPWMRPGCSPPPRQLSAGPGTQAGLLDSLPPSRPPVTEQSDFAGSWRRPWCCTVTRILWCSCPAGRQPPRRSLVPG, encoded by the coding sequence TTGGCAGCGGGCAGCACGGGATCATCCGTTCAGTTTGCGGCGGGCGGCGAGATCGAGATCGCGTACGAGACGTTCGGTTCCCGCGACGATCCGATGCTCGTGCTGATCGCTGGTGTGTCCAGCCAGCTGTTGGGCTGGGACGTGGACTTCTGCCGGGAGTTGGCCGGCCACGGATTCCGCGTGGTGAGGTTCGACAACCGTGATGTCGGGCTCTCCACCCATCTGCACGAGGCCGGCGTGCCCGATCTGACACCTCTGTTGCGTGGTGAGCCGATCGCTGAGGCGCCGTATCTGCTGGCGGACATGGCTCAGGACGTGGTGGACCTGCTCGACGTGCTCGGGGTCGAGCGCGCGCACATCGTCGGGTTGTCGATGGGCGGCATGATCGCGCAGGAGGTAGCGGCGCATCATCCCGACCGAACGCTCAGCCTGACGTCGATCATGTCGACCTCGTCCCCCGCGATCGGCGCGCCCACGCCGGAGGCAGCCGCGGCACTGCTGGCTCCGCCTGCGACTACCGAGAAGAGGCGTGCGCGAGTGCCTTGGCCGGAGCCCGAGTTTATGGCTCACCGGGCTATCCCTTGGATGAGGCCCGGCTGCTCGCCGCCACCGCGGCAGCTTTCCGCCGGGCCCGGGACCCAGGCGGGGTTGCTCGACAGTTTGCCGCCATCCAGGCCTCCGGTGACCGAACAGAGCGACTTCGCGGGATCGTGGCGCCGACCTTGGTGCTGCACGGTGACGCGGATCCTCTGGTGCAGTTGCCCGGCGGGCAGGCAACCGCCACGGCGATCCCTGGTGCCCGGCTGA
- a CDS encoding ABC transporter ATP-binding protein, with amino-acid sequence MLMRLLRQYLEPYRSMIIATIVLATLGTMGALYLPSLNAAIIDEGVAKGDTDFIWRTGMIMLAVSAVQIVCSIGSVYFGAKTAMAFGRDLRAAIFDRVLTFSARELNRYGAPSLITRNTNDVQQVQMLVVMSATMLLSAPITMVGGIFMALQEDVGLSWLVVVAVPVLAGSIWLVIRKLPPLFRAMQTRVDAVNRILREQITGIRVVRAFVREPYETARFERASAELTESQTLVGQRFAMMFPIVMLVLNVSSVAVLWFGAHRVDAGNMQIGSLTAFLTYLIQILMSVMMATFLMMLLPRAMVCAERIGEVLDTESSVVTAADPISRLAQTSVVELDHAEFTYPGADFPVLRDISFTAQAGETTAIVGSTGAGKTTLISLLPRLFDATGGSVRVDGADVREIEPELLWSKIGLVPQKPFLFTGTVASNLRYGNPDATDEELWHALRIAQASDFVGAMPGQLDAPIAQGGTNVSGGQRQRLSIARALVKRPEIYVFDDSFSALDVATDARLRAALRTETTDACVIIVAQRVATIRDADKILVLDDGELVGSGSHDDLLISCATYAEIVDSQLSAAEAAA; translated from the coding sequence ATGTTGATGCGCCTGCTCCGGCAGTATCTCGAGCCCTACCGTTCCATGATCATCGCCACCATCGTGCTGGCCACCCTCGGCACCATGGGGGCGCTCTATCTGCCGAGCCTGAACGCCGCGATCATCGACGAGGGCGTCGCCAAAGGCGATACCGACTTCATCTGGCGGACCGGAATGATCATGCTCGCGGTCAGCGCGGTGCAGATCGTCTGCTCGATCGGCTCGGTCTATTTCGGCGCCAAGACCGCCATGGCCTTCGGCCGGGATCTACGGGCCGCGATCTTCGACCGGGTGCTGACCTTCTCCGCCCGAGAGCTGAACCGCTACGGCGCACCATCGCTGATCACCCGCAACACCAACGACGTCCAGCAGGTGCAGATGCTGGTGGTCATGTCGGCCACCATGCTGTTGTCGGCACCGATCACCATGGTCGGCGGCATCTTCATGGCCCTGCAGGAAGACGTTGGTCTCTCCTGGCTGGTCGTCGTCGCGGTGCCGGTGCTGGCCGGCTCGATCTGGCTGGTGATCCGCAAGCTCCCGCCGCTGTTCCGCGCAATGCAGACCCGGGTCGATGCGGTGAACCGGATCCTGCGCGAGCAGATCACCGGTATCCGGGTGGTCCGCGCGTTCGTGCGCGAACCGTACGAGACCGCGCGATTCGAGCGCGCCAGCGCCGAGCTGACCGAGAGCCAGACCCTGGTCGGGCAGCGCTTCGCCATGATGTTCCCGATCGTGATGCTGGTGCTGAACGTCAGCAGCGTCGCGGTGCTTTGGTTCGGCGCCCATCGGGTGGATGCCGGCAACATGCAGATCGGCTCGTTGACCGCGTTCTTGACCTATCTGATCCAGATCCTGATGTCGGTGATGATGGCGACGTTCTTGATGATGCTGCTGCCGCGGGCGATGGTCTGCGCCGAACGGATCGGTGAGGTGTTGGACACCGAATCGTCGGTGGTGACCGCGGCCGATCCGATCAGCCGGCTGGCGCAGACATCGGTGGTCGAGCTGGATCACGCCGAGTTCACCTATCCGGGGGCCGACTTCCCGGTCCTGCGCGACATCTCGTTCACCGCCCAAGCTGGTGAGACGACCGCGATCGTCGGGTCCACCGGTGCCGGCAAGACCACCTTGATCTCGCTGCTGCCCCGGCTGTTCGACGCGACCGGCGGATCCGTACGCGTCGACGGCGCCGATGTCCGCGAGATCGAGCCGGAACTGCTCTGGAGCAAGATCGGCCTGGTGCCGCAGAAGCCGTTCCTGTTCACCGGGACGGTCGCCTCCAACCTGCGCTATGGCAATCCGGACGCCACCGACGAGGAGTTGTGGCACGCGCTGCGGATCGCCCAGGCTTCCGACTTCGTCGGCGCCATGCCCGGCCAGTTGGACGCGCCGATCGCGCAGGGCGGCACCAACGTGTCCGGCGGTCAGCGACAACGACTCTCCATCGCGCGGGCGCTGGTGAAACGACCGGAGATCTATGTGTTCGACGACTCGTTCTCCGCGCTCGATGTAGCCACCGATGCCCGGCTGCGGGCGGCACTGCGTACGGAGACGACCGACGCCTGCGTGATCATCGTCGCGCAGCGGGTCGCGACCATCCGCGATGCCGACAAGATCCTCGTCCTCGACGACGGCGAGCTGGTCGGCAGCGGCAGCCACGACGACCTGCTGATCAGCTGCGCCACCTATGCGGAGATCGTCGACTCCCAGCTGAGCGCGGCGGAGGCAGCGGCATGA
- a CDS encoding ABC transporter ATP-binding protein, whose translation MSEQSRADGVRRDGAPTDGVPTDGVLEGDGRAEDAPLTRAPQRPKYAPPAGPRPPGAAIAVERSLNFGPSLKRLLGHLSPERLVIGFCILLAVAGIVLSVVGPKILGWATDVIFTGVIGKQLPAGATKDQVITQLRAQGQDTFADMVQRLPVVPGSGIDFGHLGEILLLALGLYVISSLLLWWQGYLLNQAVQRSIYRMRNEVQGKINRLPLSYFDRSPRGELLSRVTNDIDNIAQALQQTLSQLLTSLLTVVGVVVMMFVVSPVLALIALITIPLSVLVTGFIGKRAQKQFVAQWRTTGELNSHIEEAFTGQSLVKVFGRRKEVEQVFTERNHGLYESSFKAQFISGMIMPMMMFIGNLNYVIIAVVGGLRVATGTMNLGDVQAFIQYTRMFTQPLTQVASMANLLQSGVASAERVFEVLDAPESVPDADGALNPVRGEVDFEHVTFSYTADKPLIGDLNLPVSPGQTVAIVGPTGAGKTTLVNLIMRFYELNQGRILLDGVDIASVPRAALRSQVGMVLQDTWLFHGTIRDNIAYGRPEASAEDILAAAEATYVDRFVHSLPDGYDTVIDEEGSNISAGEKQLITIARAFLADPALLILDEATSSVDTRTEVLVQDAMAALRSDRTSFVIAHRLSTIRDADVILVMENGTIIEQGSHLELLESEGAYWRLYNAQFAGAISDSDADEAAVAAAAGGPGGPSVPGRF comes from the coding sequence ATGAGTGAGCAGAGTCGGGCCGACGGCGTACGTCGAGACGGTGCGCCGACTGACGGCGTCCCCACGGACGGTGTCCTCGAGGGCGATGGGCGGGCCGAGGACGCGCCCCTGACCAGGGCACCCCAGCGGCCCAAGTACGCACCTCCGGCGGGACCGCGGCCACCCGGTGCCGCGATCGCGGTGGAGAGGTCGCTGAACTTCGGGCCGTCGCTGAAGCGACTGCTCGGGCACCTGTCGCCGGAACGACTGGTCATCGGCTTCTGCATCCTGCTGGCCGTGGCCGGCATCGTGCTCAGCGTGGTCGGACCCAAGATCCTGGGCTGGGCGACCGACGTGATCTTCACCGGCGTGATCGGCAAACAGCTGCCCGCCGGGGCGACCAAGGACCAGGTCATCACCCAACTCCGGGCCCAGGGACAGGACACGTTCGCCGACATGGTGCAGCGGCTGCCTGTCGTGCCCGGCAGTGGCATCGACTTCGGACATCTGGGCGAGATCTTGCTGCTGGCCCTCGGACTGTATGTGATCAGCTCGCTCCTGCTGTGGTGGCAGGGATATCTGCTCAACCAGGCAGTGCAGCGCTCGATCTACCGGATGCGCAACGAGGTGCAGGGCAAGATCAACCGGCTGCCGCTGTCGTACTTCGACCGCTCCCCGCGTGGTGAGCTGTTGAGCCGGGTCACCAACGACATCGACAACATCGCCCAGGCGCTGCAGCAGACCCTGTCCCAGCTGCTCACCTCGCTGCTGACGGTGGTCGGAGTGGTGGTCATGATGTTCGTGGTCTCGCCGGTGCTGGCCCTGATCGCCTTGATCACGATTCCGCTGTCGGTGCTGGTCACCGGCTTCATCGGCAAGCGGGCCCAGAAGCAGTTCGTGGCCCAGTGGCGCACCACCGGTGAGCTGAACAGCCACATCGAGGAGGCATTCACCGGTCAGTCCCTGGTCAAGGTGTTCGGCCGTCGCAAGGAGGTGGAGCAGGTCTTCACCGAGCGCAACCACGGGCTCTACGAGTCCTCGTTCAAGGCGCAGTTCATCTCCGGGATGATCATGCCGATGATGATGTTCATCGGGAACCTGAACTACGTCATCATCGCGGTGGTCGGCGGGCTCCGGGTGGCGACCGGGACGATGAATCTCGGCGACGTGCAGGCGTTCATCCAGTACACCCGGATGTTCACCCAGCCACTCACCCAGGTGGCGTCAATGGCCAACCTCTTGCAGTCCGGGGTCGCCTCGGCGGAGCGGGTGTTCGAGGTGCTGGATGCGCCGGAATCGGTGCCGGACGCCGACGGGGCGCTCAATCCGGTGCGGGGCGAGGTCGACTTCGAGCACGTGACCTTCTCCTACACGGCGGACAAGCCCCTGATCGGTGATCTGAACCTGCCCGTCTCGCCCGGGCAGACGGTCGCGATCGTCGGGCCGACCGGCGCCGGCAAGACCACCCTGGTGAACCTGATCATGCGGTTCTACGAGCTGAACCAGGGGCGGATCCTGCTCGATGGCGTGGACATCGCTTCGGTGCCGCGCGCGGCGCTGCGCAGTCAGGTCGGCATGGTGCTGCAGGACACCTGGCTGTTTCACGGCACCATCCGGGACAACATCGCGTACGGCCGGCCGGAGGCGAGTGCCGAGGACATCCTGGCGGCGGCCGAGGCCACCTATGTCGACCGGTTCGTGCATTCGCTGCCGGATGGCTACGACACCGTGATCGACGAGGAGGGCAGCAACATCAGCGCCGGTGAGAAGCAGTTGATCACCATCGCGCGGGCGTTCCTCGCCGATCCGGCACTGTTGATCCTGGACGAGGCGACCAGCTCCGTCGACACTCGGACCGAGGTGCTGGTGCAAGACGCGATGGCGGCGCTGCGCAGCGATAGGACCAGCTTCGTGATCGCGCACCGGCTCTCCACCATCCGCGATGCCGACGTCATCCTGGTGATGGAGAACGGCACGATCATCGAGCAGGGTTCACACCTGGAGCTGTTGGAGTCCGAGGGTGCGTACTGGCGGCTCTACAACGCCCAGTTCGCCGGCGCGATCTCCGATTCCGATGCGGACGAGGCCGCGGTAGCAGCGGCTGCCGGTGGTCCAGGCGGCCCGAGCGTGCCCGGTCGGTTCTGA